From Glycine soja cultivar W05 chromosome 4, ASM419377v2, whole genome shotgun sequence, the proteins below share one genomic window:
- the LOC114408905 gene encoding DNA-directed RNA polymerases IV and V subunit 2-like, with protein MGHVGSSKDGTKVGLSAAAMDIDDDDDDDLGDVDLDPTSSEILEELGEDMVKYWCKKASMLFFDEYGLISHQINSFNHFVAIGLQNTFDSFGDLVVTPGFDPSKKGENEHFRYASVKFGKVKLDKPMFWGGEGNAQEFKMLPRHARIQRMTYASKVKIQVKVQVYVPKKVRSDKFKTGKEEFLDREIMKEDEREIIIGRLPVMVKSDLCWMKDAEKDDDEFDHGGYFIVKGAEKTFIAQEQLYLKRLWVMNSPGWMIAYKSQMKRNRMVIKLVGNSRSEEVENGDMCLTVYFLSVEVPVWVLFFALGVSSDKEIVDLIGCGNDDVRIQNILFASVRDADEKCGAFRRVRNAVQYLEKCVKSVQFPPSESMQECLEMYVFPGISGLNRKARFLAYMVKGLLLAYTGRRKCDNRDDFRNKRLELASELLDRELKVHVAHARKRMAKALQRDLYGDRDVRPIEHYLDASIITNGLQRAFSTGAWSHPYKRMERISGVVANVGRTNPLQTMAELRRARQQVQYTGKVGDARYPHPSHWGKVCFLSTPDGENCGLVKNLSVTGLVSTDVTDVTESILPKLVDCGMQELVDDTSTHLGSMDKVLLNGDWVGVCPDSSSFVAELRSRRRRNELPHQVEIKRDQSQHEVRIYSDAGRILRPLLVVGNLLKIKGFKSDRYSFQSLLDKGVIELIGPEEEEDCCTAWGVEYLFGKEGKRSVKYTHCELDMSFLLGLSCSLVPFANHDHARRVLYQSQKHSSQAIGFSTTNPNIRVDTLSHQLHYPQKPLFRTMTSDCLGKPDHSLGQSKIPPKAEFYNGQNAIVAVNVHLGYNQEDSLVMNRASLQRGMFRSEHIRSYKSEIDNKESSDKKRKPEDIVNFAKLQSKIGRVDSLDDDGFPYVGANLQSGDIIIGKCAESGADNSVKLKHTERGYVQKVVLSSNDEGKNFAVVSLRQVRSPVLGDKFSSMHGQKGVLGFLESQENFPFTRQGIVPDIVINPHAFPSRQTPGQLLEAALGKGIACGGILKQATPFSTPSVDAITEQLHRAGFSRWGNERVYNGRTGEMVRSLIFMGPTFYQRLHHMSEDKVKFRNTGPVHPLTRQPVADRKRFGGIKFGEMERDCLIAHGASANLYERLFTLSDSSQIHICSKCKNVANVILRPVSGGRKIRGPYCRHCESADDIVVAHVPYGAKLLCQELFSMGINLKFETQLC; from the exons ATGGGTCACGTAGGTTCCAGCAAGGACGGCACCAAGGTGGGGCTGTCCGCTGCTGCGATGGACAtcgacgacgacgacgacgacgaccTCGGCGACGTCGACCTAGACCCTACGAGCTCCGAAATCCTTGAAGAACTCGGCGAAGACATGGTGAAATACTGGTGCAAGAAAGCGTCGATGCTGTTCTTCGACGAGTACGGTCTGATCAGCCACCAGATCAACTCCTTTAACCACTTCGTCGCCATCGGCCTCCAAAACACCTTCGACTCCTTCGGAGACCTAGTCGTAACTCCCGGTTTTGACCCCTCCAAGAAGGGAGAAAACGAACACTTCCGTTACGCCTCCGTTAAGTTCGGCAAGGTGAAGCTCGACAAGCCCATGTTCTGGGGCGGTGAAGGGAATGCGCAGGAGTTCAAGATGCTTCCGAGACACGCGAGAATCCAGAGGATGACCTACGCTTCCAAAGTCAAAATCCAAGTTAAAGTTCAG GTGTATGTTCCGAAGAAGGTTCGGAGTGATAAGTTCAAGACTGGGAAAGAGGAGTTCCTTGATAGAGAGATTATGAAGGAAGACGAGAGGGAAATCATCATTGGGAGATTGCCAGTCATGGTCAAGTCTGATTTGTGCTGGATGAAAGACGCGGAAAAGGATGATGATGAATTTGACCATGGAGGTTATTTTATCGTTAAGGGTGCAGAGAAG ACTTTTATTGCACAGGAGCAACTGTATTTAAAGAGGCTATGGGTTATGAACAGTCCAGGGTGGATGATTGCCTACAAGTCACAGATGAAGAGAAACAGGATGGTTATTAAACTGGTAGGCAATTCCAGGAGTGAAGAAGTGGAGAATGGGGACATGTGTCTTACTGTATATTTTTTGTCTGTTGAGGTTCCTGTGTGGGTACTGTTTTTTGCTCTCGGTGTCTCATCTGACAAAGAGATTGTAGATCTCATTGGTTGTGGCAATGATGATGTCAGAATTCAGAATATCCTCTTTGCATCTGTTCGTGATGCTGATGAGAAATGTGGAGCATTTCGAAGAGTTAGGAATGCTGTTCAATATTTAGAAAAATGTGTAAAAAGTGTTCAATTTCCACCTTCGGAATCTATGCAGGAGTGCCTTGAAATGTATGTCTTTCCTGGAATTAGTGGTTTAAATAGAAAGGCGCGCTTCCTTGCATATATGGTGAAAGGTCTCTTGCTGGCTTATACTGGCCGCAGAAAATGCGACAACAGGGATGATTTTCGAAATAAGAGGCTTGAATTGGCCAGTGAGCTTCTTGACCGTGAGTTGAAAGTGCATGTTGCACATGCTCGGAAGCGAATGGCAAAGGCTTTGCAGAGAGACCTTTATGGAGATAGGGACGTACGCCCAATTGAACATTATCTTGACGCGTCCATAATTACAAATGGCTTGCAAAGGGCATTTTCAACAGGAGCGTGGTCACATCCGTATAAGAGGATGGAAAGGATCTCAGGTGTGGTTGCAAATGTTGGGCGCACTAATCCCTTGCAAACCATGGCTGAGTTAAGAAGAGCAAGGCAGCAGGTCCAGTACACAGGAAAAGTTGGGGATGCTAGATATCC GCATCCTTCTCACTGGGGCAAGGTTTGTTTCCTCTCTACCCCAGATGGTGAAAATTGTGGACTAGTAAAAAATTTGTCTGTCACAGGATTAGTAAGTACTGATGTAACTGACGTAACTGAATCTATACTGCCAAAATTGGTGGATTGTGGAATGCAAGAACTTGTTGATGATACTTCCACTCATCTTGGCAGCATGGACAAAGTCCTCCTAAATGGTGATTGGGTTGGAGTGTGTCCCGATTCCAGTTCGTTTGTGGCAGAGCTACGAAGTAGAAGACGCAGAAATGAGCTGCCTCATCAG GTGGAAATCAAGAGAGACCAATCTCAGCATGAAGTGCGCATATACTCTGATGCAGGAAGGATTCTACGTCCTCTTTTGGTTGTTGGTAATCTACTGAAGATTAAAGGATTTAAATCAGACCGTTACTCTTTCCAGTCTCTATTGGACAAAGGTGTTATTGAGCTGATTGGacctgaagaagaggaagactGTTGTACTGCCTGGGGTGTTGAGTATTTATttggaaaagaaggaaaacgaTCTGTAAAGTACACTCACTGTGAACTTGATATGTCATTCTTATTGGGTTTAAGCTGTTCACTTGTACCATTTGCTAATCATGACCATGCAAGGAGGGTGCTCTACCAGTCTCAGAAGCACTCCTCACAGGCAATTGGCTTTTCTACAACAAACCCGAACATTAGAGTTGATACTTTGTCTCACCAGTTACACTATCCCCAAAAGCCCCTTTTTCGAACAATGACTTCAGATTGTCTTGGAAAACCAGACCATTCACTGGGTCAAAGTAAAATACCTCCAAAGGCAGAATTCTATAATGGGCAGAATGCAATTGTGGCTGTCAATGTACATCTGGGATACAATCAAGAGGATTCCCTGGTGATGAACCGTGCTTCACTGCAGCGTGGTATGTTCAGGTCTGAGCACATAAGGAGTTACAAATCTGAAATTGACAATAAGGAATCTTCAGATAAGAAGCGAAAACCTGAAGACATTGTAAATTTTGCAAAGCTACAAAGTAAAATTGGCCGAGTTGATAGCCTTGATGATGATGGCTTTCCATATGTTGGCGCTAATCTCCAAAGCGGTGATATTATTATTGGGAAGTGTGCTGAATCCGGTGCAGACAATAGTGTAAAGTTAAAGCACACTGAAAGGGGTTATGTGCAAAAGGTTGTGCTGTCTTCAAATGACGAGGGGAAAAATTTTGCTGTGGTTTCATTAAGACAG GTTCGTAGTCCAGTTCTTGGAGACAAGTTCTCCAGTATGCATGGTCAAAAGGGAGTTTTGGGATTTCTGGAGTCTCAGGAAAATTTTCCTTTCACAAGACAAGGCATTGTTCCTGATATTGTCATAAATCCGCATGCATTTCCCTCACGACAAACTCCTGGGCAACTCCTAGAGGCTGCTTTAGGAAAGGGGATTGCTTGTGGTGGTATACTGAAACAAGCTACGCCTTTCTCCACTCCTTCTGTTGATGCCATTACTGAACAGCTTCACAG AGCTGGGTTTTCAAGATGGGGAAATGAGAGGGTATACAATGGAAGGACTGGTGAGATGGTTCGATCACTCATTTTTATGGGACCAACATTTTACCAACGTCTGCACCATATGTCTGAAGACAAAGTGAAATTCCGGAACACTGGTCCAGTTCACCCGTTGACCCGACAGCCTGTAGCTGACAGAAAACGATTTGGAGGTATCAAGTTCGGTGAGATGGAGCGTGATTGCCTAATAGCTCATGGTGCATCAGCCAACCTGTATGAACGCCTGTTTACACTCAGTGACTCCTCTCAGATTCACATCTGCAGCAAATGCAAAAATGTTGCAAATGTGATCTTGCGGCCAGTGTCTGGTGGACGGAAAATACGAGGACCTTATTGCCGTCACTGTGAATCTGCGGATGACATTGTGGTGGCCCATGTCCCGTATGGGGCTAAGTTATTATGCCAGGAGCTCTTTAGCATGGGCATAAATCTTAAATTTGAAACCCAACTTTGTTAG
- the LOC114408906 gene encoding chorismate mutase 2-like, whose translation MMLRFLVLFLTLASCRESYKMAKAEYNYTVDSARASLVRQEDTIIFGLIERARFPLNSPTYNQSYTSIPQFRGTLLDFLVRHTEAIQAKAGRYINPEENPFFPENLPPSVVPRYPFSQFLHPAAALININNAIWKLYFDELLPMFVASGDDGNYAQTAATDLSLLQAISRRIHYGKFVGEAKFRESPQGYEPLIRAKDKGALMKLLTYESVEEMVVKRVKKKAMVFGQEVSLDRDVKGITYKVDPSVVSLLYQKWLIPLTKNVEVEYLLNRLD comes from the exons ATGATGCTTCGATTCCTAGTGCTGTTTCTTACGTTGGCAAGTTGTAGGGAGAGTTACAAAATGGCGAAAGCAGAGTATAACTATACGGTAGATTCAGCGAGAGCGTCTTTGGTTAGACAAGAAGACACCATCATATTTGGTTTGATCGAGAGAGCAAGGTTCCCCTTAAATTCTCCAACCTACAATCAAAGTTACACTTCCATTCCCCAATTTCGTGGCACATTGCTCGATTTTCTCGTTCGCCACACCGAGGCCATTCAAGCTAAG GCAGGAAGGTACATTAACCCTGAAGAAAATCCTTTCTTCCCAGAAAATTTACCACCTTCGGTTGTGCCACGTTACCCCTTCTCACAG tttttgcatCCTGCAGCCGCTCTGATCAACATAAACAATGCCATATGGAAACTGTACTTTGATGAGCTGCTTCCAATGTTTGTTGCTTCTGGTGATGATGGTAACTATGCGCAAACTGCTGCTACTGATCTTTCATTGTTGCAG GCCATCTCTAGAAGGATTCATTACGGAAAGTTTGTTGGTGAGGCTAAATTCAGAGAATCTCCTCAAGGCTATGAGCCTTTAATTCGTGCTAAG GACAAAGGAGCATTGATGAAATTGTTAACATATGAGAGCGTTGAAGAGATGGTGGTGAAGAGGGTTAAAAAGAAGGCCATGGTGTTTGGGCAGGAAGTGAGCCTTGATCGTGATGTCAAGGGAATAACATACAAGGTTGATCCATCAGTAGTTTCTCTCTTGTACCAGAAATGGTTAATACCCCTCACAAAAAATGTTGAAGTCGAGTACTTACTAAACCGCTTAGACTGA